A part of Microbacterium terregens genomic DNA contains:
- a CDS encoding pyridoxamine 5'-phosphate oxidase family protein, whose product MTLSMEPRVEPNPYRAQPHPEPLSAAEAGVEELTIAECWRLVELSRLGRLALEAFDGHPDVFPLNFLVHDGSVFVRSAPGSKLRSMAANPAVAFEVDGSDEKYYWSVVIRAKAERMDTDAEIEASGVLNLVSWSPTSKHDFVRLVPVTVSGRRFPRHLRRTWIRRDLNAQASEQSTAPRSPTDPAPAVGSPEHDKPQPIPHFAPLPH is encoded by the coding sequence GTGACCTTGAGCATGGAACCTCGCGTCGAACCCAACCCCTATCGCGCGCAGCCCCACCCCGAACCGCTTTCGGCGGCGGAGGCGGGGGTGGAGGAGTTGACCATCGCGGAGTGCTGGCGCCTCGTCGAGCTGAGCCGGCTGGGTCGGTTGGCGCTGGAGGCCTTCGACGGGCACCCCGACGTCTTTCCGCTCAACTTCCTCGTGCACGACGGGAGCGTGTTCGTCCGATCCGCCCCGGGCAGCAAACTGCGCAGCATGGCGGCGAATCCGGCCGTCGCCTTCGAGGTCGACGGCTCCGATGAGAAGTACTACTGGAGCGTGGTCATTCGCGCCAAGGCGGAGCGGATGGACACCGACGCCGAGATCGAGGCGTCCGGCGTCCTGAATCTCGTGTCGTGGAGTCCGACCTCCAAGCATGACTTCGTACGGCTCGTCCCGGTGACGGTCAGCGGCAGACGCTTCCCGCGACACCTGCGTCGCACCTGGATCCGGCGTGACCTGAATGCGCAAGCCTCGGAACAGAGCACCGCACCGCGCAGCCCCACGGATCCGGCGCCCGCGGTAGGGAGCCCCGAGCACGACAAGCCGCAGCCGATCCCCCACTTCGCTCCGCTCCCCCACTGA
- a CDS encoding zinc-dependent alcohol dehydrogenase family protein, whose translation MRALVYTGPGAIVWQDVPAPTIQKPTDAIVKVETTTICGTDLHIIKGDVPTVEPGRILGHEGVGVVTEVGAAVTEIAVGDRVIISCISACGKCSYCLEGMYSHCLADEGASGIGWILGHLIDGTQAEYVRVPFAETSLHKVPEGVAPEEAAMISDILPTGHEIGIKYGAVKPGDVVAVIGAGPVGLAAMTTAALYGPSRVIAIDIDANRVEQAKRFGASDGVVSTDSDWKEQVLALTDGLGVDVAIEAVGVPATWDMSLAIVRPGGHVANVGVHGKPVSFPLETAWIQNLTITTGLVNTDTARMLIKMLAQGRLDVAGFISHRFALEDIMNAYDTFGRAAETKALKVILTA comes from the coding sequence ATGCGAGCGTTGGTGTACACAGGTCCGGGTGCGATCGTCTGGCAGGACGTGCCGGCTCCGACAATTCAGAAGCCGACAGACGCGATCGTCAAGGTCGAGACGACGACGATCTGCGGGACCGATCTGCACATCATCAAGGGAGACGTTCCGACCGTGGAACCAGGACGCATCCTCGGTCACGAGGGGGTCGGCGTGGTCACCGAGGTCGGTGCGGCCGTCACCGAGATCGCCGTCGGCGATCGCGTGATCATCTCGTGCATCTCGGCGTGCGGCAAGTGCAGCTATTGCCTGGAGGGCATGTATTCGCATTGCCTCGCGGACGAGGGAGCATCGGGGATCGGCTGGATCCTGGGCCACCTCATCGACGGCACCCAGGCTGAATACGTGCGGGTGCCCTTCGCCGAGACCTCGCTGCACAAGGTGCCTGAGGGCGTTGCGCCCGAAGAGGCTGCCATGATCAGCGACATTCTGCCGACGGGGCACGAGATCGGCATCAAGTACGGCGCGGTCAAGCCGGGCGATGTCGTGGCCGTCATCGGCGCCGGCCCCGTCGGTCTCGCCGCGATGACCACGGCCGCTCTGTACGGACCCAGCCGCGTCATCGCGATCGACATCGACGCCAACCGGGTCGAGCAGGCCAAACGCTTCGGCGCCAGCGACGGTGTGGTCTCGACGGACTCGGACTGGAAGGAGCAGGTGCTCGCGCTCACGGATGGCCTGGGCGTGGATGTCGCCATCGAGGCCGTCGGCGTGCCGGCGACCTGGGACATGTCGCTGGCGATCGTGCGACCGGGCGGCCACGTCGCCAACGTCGGCGTGCACGGCAAGCCGGTGAGCTTTCCGCTCGAGACGGCGTGGATCCAGAACCTCACGATCACCACCGGACTCGTCAACACCGACACGGCGCGCATGCTCATCAAGATGCTCGCCCAGGGGCGACTGGACGTCGCTGGTTTCATCAGCCACCGCTTCGCGCTCGAGGACATCATGAATGCCTATGACACCTTCGGCCGCGCGGCCGAGACGAAGGCGCTCAAGGTCATCCTCACGGCGTGA
- a CDS encoding ABC transporter ATP-binding protein translates to MFVAWRDLGFARGRFALIASVVLLITLLVGFLEEQTMIELRDVTLTYPDGDGIITAINAASLIVKPGEITAITGPSGSGKSSVLAVASTLIAPQQGSVLINGTPAADLSRIQTAALRRDQIGIVFQQANLLASLTALEQLEVMSHLGSTPTRRSRSETRAKAMELLAAVGLEKKAHKRPNALSGGERQRVNIARAFMNDPSVLIVDEPTSSLDQERGSAIIELIIELTRTRNVATLLVTHDRTHLPLMDAVLAMVDGDLSAHAPVAVAA, encoded by the coding sequence GTGTTCGTTGCATGGCGTGACCTCGGCTTTGCCCGGGGCCGGTTCGCTCTCATCGCCTCCGTGGTGCTCCTCATCACCCTCCTGGTTGGCTTCCTCGAGGAACAGACCATGATCGAACTTCGCGACGTCACCCTCACCTACCCGGACGGCGACGGGATCATCACCGCGATCAACGCGGCGAGCCTCATCGTCAAGCCCGGCGAGATCACGGCGATCACCGGCCCGAGCGGCTCGGGCAAGTCGAGCGTGCTGGCCGTGGCCTCGACGTTGATCGCGCCGCAGCAGGGCTCGGTGCTGATCAACGGCACCCCCGCTGCGGACCTGTCCCGCATCCAGACCGCGGCCCTGCGCCGCGACCAGATCGGAATCGTGTTCCAGCAGGCCAACCTGCTCGCCTCGCTCACCGCCCTCGAGCAGCTCGAGGTGATGAGCCACCTCGGCTCGACCCCGACCAGGCGTTCGCGGTCCGAGACGCGGGCGAAGGCCATGGAACTGCTGGCCGCGGTCGGCCTGGAGAAGAAGGCGCACAAGCGCCCGAACGCTCTCTCCGGGGGTGAGCGCCAGCGGGTGAACATCGCCCGCGCGTTCATGAACGACCCCTCCGTTCTGATCGTCGACGAGCCCACCAGCTCCCTGGATCAGGAACGCGGCTCCGCCATCATCGAGCTCATCATCGAGCTGACGCGCACGCGCAACGTGGCCACCTTGCTCGTGACCCACGACCGCACGCACCTGCCCCTGATGGACGCCGTACTCGCCATGGTCGACGGCGACCTGAGCGCGCACGCGCCCGTGGCAGTGGCTGCATAG
- a CDS encoding response regulator transcription factor, translating into MTRVFLLDDHEIVRRGIAQLVDAEPDLEVVGEAANVREAMRRIEATRPDVAVLDVRLPDGNGIDLCRDIRSTHPEVFCLILTGYDDDQALRSAVLAGASGYVLKDVRSGLLVQAIRRAAAGGTVQPPDVMWRAARALHSEHSDRPDPAVPALSLRESQVLSLIAEGLTNREIGDRLGIAEKTVKNYVSGLLAKLGMERRTQAAVYGAERKHHSD; encoded by the coding sequence ATGACGCGCGTGTTCCTGCTCGATGACCACGAGATCGTCCGACGCGGCATCGCACAGCTGGTCGACGCGGAACCCGACCTCGAGGTGGTCGGCGAAGCGGCCAACGTGCGCGAGGCGATGCGCCGGATCGAGGCCACCCGGCCCGATGTCGCCGTACTGGATGTGCGGCTCCCCGACGGGAACGGCATCGACCTGTGCCGCGACATCCGCTCCACGCATCCGGAGGTCTTCTGCCTCATCCTGACCGGCTACGACGACGATCAGGCGCTGCGCTCCGCGGTCCTCGCCGGCGCCAGCGGCTACGTCCTGAAGGATGTGCGCAGTGGCCTGCTCGTGCAGGCGATCCGCCGTGCCGCCGCCGGAGGCACCGTCCAGCCGCCCGACGTGATGTGGCGAGCCGCCCGAGCCCTGCACAGCGAGCATTCCGACCGTCCCGATCCGGCCGTCCCCGCACTGTCGCTGCGGGAGAGTCAGGTGCTGTCGCTGATCGCCGAGGGCCTGACCAATCGCGAGATCGGCGACCGGCTCGGGATCGCGGAGAAGACGGTCAAGAACTACGTCAGTGGCCTGCTCGCCAAGCTCGGCATGGAGCGTCGCACGCAAGCGGCCGTGTACGGCGCCGAGCGCAAGCACCATTCGGACTAG
- a CDS encoding sensor histidine kinase, whose amino-acid sequence MTDDAAADERRVGSSADSAGTSRSERRVRDLLRASTSIVERLDLEVVLRRIVEAGMKLVGARYGALGVISREGGLERFIHVGIDRDMATAIGHLPTGRGLLGAVITDREPIRLAHLADDPRSVGFPDHHPDMDSFLGVPVRVGEQIYGNLYLTQGESGPFSADDQELIVALAATAGIAIENAHLYDVAKTREAWNATIADVMAAMLDVSGENVLDVLAERVAALIDADLVAVAIPHGDNELILSTVHGRSATQLRGRTFSAAGTLTARALASRQAVSIEGEPATAMFDLRPGLGPTVAIPLFAGDEPLGVLTISRKPDGPGFTAADLEMAFAFAAQASIALEVVRARDDRRRLETTQDRARIARDLHDQVIQRLFGAGLALQGVSSLVDADSSAAIEAQIDVIDATIKDIRTIIFALSSGDRPGTKRLRDRLLDVASDVADSLPTPPRIAFAGPLDSLVSLGLADDMVAVLRELLTNIVKHAHAHTVEIAVAVTDDRVELRVDDNGVGVPDSVPRSGLANIATRAALRGGDCEVTRLPGGGTRVRWHAPTDNEEGADG is encoded by the coding sequence ATGACCGACGACGCAGCGGCAGACGAACGCAGAGTCGGCTCGTCAGCGGACAGCGCAGGCACTTCCCGTTCCGAGCGTCGCGTGCGCGACCTGCTGCGGGCGAGTACGTCGATCGTGGAGCGGCTGGACCTGGAGGTCGTTCTCCGCCGCATCGTCGAGGCGGGAATGAAGCTTGTCGGCGCTCGGTACGGCGCGCTGGGCGTGATCAGTCGCGAAGGCGGCCTGGAGCGCTTCATCCACGTGGGCATCGACCGCGACATGGCCACCGCGATCGGCCACCTGCCGACGGGTCGCGGTCTGCTCGGCGCGGTCATCACCGACCGGGAGCCGATTCGCTTGGCGCATCTGGCTGACGATCCGCGCTCGGTCGGCTTTCCGGACCACCACCCGGACATGGACTCCTTCCTGGGCGTCCCCGTGCGGGTCGGCGAACAGATCTACGGCAATCTCTACCTGACCCAGGGCGAGAGCGGGCCGTTCAGTGCGGACGATCAGGAACTCATCGTCGCGTTGGCGGCGACCGCGGGAATCGCGATCGAGAACGCGCACCTGTACGACGTGGCGAAGACGCGGGAGGCGTGGAACGCGACGATCGCAGACGTCATGGCGGCGATGCTGGACGTGTCCGGCGAGAACGTCCTGGACGTCCTCGCCGAGCGCGTCGCAGCGTTGATCGACGCGGACCTCGTCGCCGTCGCCATCCCGCACGGCGACAACGAGCTCATCCTCTCCACCGTGCACGGCCGATCCGCCACGCAACTGCGCGGCCGCACGTTCAGCGCTGCCGGGACGCTCACCGCCCGCGCTCTGGCGAGCCGGCAGGCCGTGAGCATCGAGGGCGAGCCGGCCACGGCCATGTTCGATCTGCGACCCGGTCTCGGGCCGACCGTCGCCATCCCGCTCTTCGCGGGCGACGAACCGCTGGGCGTCCTCACCATCTCACGCAAGCCCGACGGCCCGGGCTTCACGGCTGCGGACCTCGAGATGGCCTTCGCGTTCGCCGCCCAGGCGAGCATCGCGCTGGAGGTGGTGCGTGCCAGAGACGACCGCAGACGTCTGGAGACCACGCAGGACCGGGCCCGAATCGCCCGAGACCTGCACGACCAGGTCATCCAGCGACTGTTCGGCGCCGGACTCGCCCTCCAGGGCGTGTCCTCGCTCGTGGACGCCGACTCATCCGCGGCCATCGAGGCTCAGATCGACGTGATCGATGCCACCATCAAAGACATCCGCACGATCATCTTCGCCCTCAGCAGCGGCGACCGGCCCGGCACCAAGCGCCTGCGCGATCGGCTGCTCGACGTCGCCTCCGATGTCGCCGACTCGTTGCCGACGCCGCCGAGGATCGCCTTCGCCGGCCCCCTCGACAGCCTCGTCTCGCTGGGTCTGGCGGACGACATGGTGGCCGTGCTCCGCGAACTGCTGACCAACATCGTCAAACACGCGCACGCTCACACCGTCGAGATCGCCGTCGCGGTCACCGACGACCGGGTCGAGCTGCGCGTGGACGACAACGGAGTGGGTGTGCCGGATTCGGTTCCCCGCAGCGGCCTGGCGAACATCGCCACCCGCGCCGCCCTGCGCGGCGGTGACTGCGAGGTCACGCGACTGCCCGGTGGTGGCACGCGCGTGCGGTGGCACGCGCCGACGGACAACGAGGAAGGAGCCGACGGATGA
- a CDS encoding dienelactone hydrolase family protein — protein MLADAHTEQWCPSGWVRHEYVHGDHEHNFYVVDPTPSPSRRSVLLLHEFPGIDKRIVSLADRLSADFRVVLPSMFGVDGSLRAWDSVKQICVRREVHLIARGSVSKSVVWLKDFIDKHVAPEESPYGVVGMCFSGNFALALAVDDQVKAAIVAQPSLPLFPSSLGLSRSDQKRLRERTDLCVRGYRYYGDQISPAVKLASAARLLDPGRIQTFTLSAAQPTHSTLTGCRPSAFALADMQRFLVAALRSGETEVQQGQ, from the coding sequence ATGCTGGCTGACGCTCATACGGAGCAATGGTGCCCGTCCGGCTGGGTGCGGCACGAGTACGTCCATGGCGACCATGAACACAACTTCTACGTCGTCGACCCGACGCCCTCTCCATCTCGACGCAGCGTGCTGCTCTTGCACGAATTCCCAGGAATAGACAAACGGATCGTCTCGCTCGCGGATCGGCTGTCCGCTGACTTCCGCGTCGTGCTTCCCTCGATGTTCGGGGTGGACGGATCACTGCGGGCGTGGGACAGCGTGAAGCAGATCTGCGTCCGAAGGGAAGTGCACCTGATCGCGAGGGGCAGCGTTTCAAAGAGCGTCGTATGGCTCAAGGATTTCATCGACAAGCATGTGGCACCCGAAGAATCCCCCTACGGCGTCGTCGGGATGTGCTTCTCGGGCAACTTTGCGCTCGCGTTGGCAGTGGACGATCAGGTGAAGGCGGCGATCGTCGCACAGCCGTCTCTTCCGCTCTTTCCCTCCTCACTCGGGCTGTCTCGAAGTGATCAGAAACGGCTCAGGGAGCGCACCGACCTGTGTGTTCGCGGCTATCGCTATTACGGCGATCAGATCTCACCCGCGGTGAAACTCGCCTCTGCTGCGCGGCTCCTTGACCCGGGAAGGATTCAGACATTCACGCTGTCAGCCGCGCAGCCCACGCACTCGACTCTCACGGGTTGCCGTCCGAGCGCGTTTGCGCTCGCGGACATGCAGAGATTTCTTGTCGCCGCGCTGCGCAGCGGTGAAACCGAAGTGCAGCAAGGGCAGTGA
- a CDS encoding flavodoxin family protein encodes MNALIVYESMFGNTRQIAEAIAEALQAAGTTVTVTTAANAPVELSGLDLVVIGSPTHAHTLPQPSSRKDAAAWADDEKKQLHLEPGAQDPGVREWLERVPVAEVNARFAAFSTRADFPLIFAGDAAAAIKRRLRKRGVHVDAHENFLVDFDSRLLPDEQQRARDWAVATLLPVTASQS; translated from the coding sequence ATGAACGCACTGATCGTCTACGAATCGATGTTCGGCAACACCAGGCAGATCGCCGAAGCGATTGCCGAAGCACTCCAGGCAGCGGGCACGACCGTCACGGTGACCACCGCGGCGAACGCCCCCGTCGAGCTGAGCGGTCTCGACCTGGTGGTGATCGGTTCACCAACCCACGCGCACACGCTGCCGCAACCCTCGTCCCGGAAAGACGCCGCGGCCTGGGCCGACGATGAAAAGAAGCAGCTGCATCTCGAGCCCGGCGCACAGGATCCGGGCGTGCGGGAATGGCTGGAACGCGTTCCGGTCGCCGAAGTGAACGCGCGGTTCGCCGCCTTTTCGACGCGCGCGGACTTTCCGCTGATCTTCGCCGGCGACGCCGCCGCCGCCATCAAGCGTCGGCTTCGTAAGCGGGGCGTGCACGTCGATGCGCACGAGAACTTCCTCGTCGACTTCGACAGCCGGCTCCTGCCCGACGAGCAGCAGCGCGCCCGCGATTGGGCGGTGGCGACCTTGCTTCCGGTCACCGCGAGTCAGAGCTGA
- a CDS encoding universal stress protein, whose product MSRQADKRPIIVAVDGSPSSIEALRKASELARALDAPLEAVTAWQFPMGFDGAGYATQTWSPEAESQTLLNSAIETAFPDGPPADLRLTVTAGPAAGVLIDKSNDAAMLVMGSRGRGGFAGLLLGSVSTACAQHAHCPVLIMRGPERPSKKTKKTKNRGAVEDLQPTV is encoded by the coding sequence ATGAGCAGGCAGGCAGATAAGAGGCCGATCATCGTCGCTGTCGACGGCTCCCCGTCATCGATCGAGGCACTCCGCAAGGCGTCCGAACTCGCCCGAGCGCTGGACGCCCCGCTCGAAGCCGTGACGGCGTGGCAGTTTCCGATGGGGTTCGACGGCGCGGGCTACGCCACCCAGACGTGGTCTCCTGAGGCGGAGAGCCAGACGCTCCTGAACTCCGCGATCGAAACCGCTTTTCCGGACGGGCCGCCCGCAGACCTCAGACTGACGGTCACCGCCGGACCCGCCGCCGGTGTCCTCATCGACAAGAGCAACGACGCTGCCATGCTCGTCATGGGCAGCCGTGGTCGTGGCGGGTTCGCCGGGCTGCTGCTCGGGTCGGTGAGCACGGCGTGCGCCCAGCACGCGCACTGCCCCGTCTTGATCATGCGCGGCCCCGAACGGCCGTCGAAGAAGACGAAGAAGACGAAGAACCGCGGCGCTGTCGAGGACCTCCAGCCGACCGTCTGA
- a CDS encoding TetR/AcrR family transcriptional regulator, producing MPKISAPTVAEHRRRQREALLAAATTLLVQGGVSAVTPAAVGAATGLARPSVYQYFDSAAGILAAIIEDSFPRSNAQLAAALDGLTEPAEVMDAYVRETLRQAAEGAHRPAAALSAAQLPDGCRARLAELHHEQIAPFMGALQQLGVPDLMITARLLGGVLESAMGAIESGSDPDAVTRTTLALIHAAVQPAAVPRA from the coding sequence ATGCCGAAGATTTCAGCCCCTACCGTGGCTGAGCACCGCAGGCGTCAACGTGAGGCGCTCCTGGCGGCCGCGACCACGCTGCTCGTGCAGGGCGGCGTCTCGGCAGTCACCCCCGCGGCCGTCGGCGCGGCAACCGGCTTGGCCCGCCCCAGCGTCTACCAGTACTTCGACTCGGCCGCCGGCATCCTGGCGGCCATCATCGAGGACTCCTTTCCGCGCTCGAACGCTCAGCTCGCCGCCGCCCTCGACGGGCTCACCGAGCCTGCCGAGGTGATGGACGCGTACGTCCGCGAGACGCTGCGCCAGGCCGCCGAGGGAGCGCACCGGCCCGCCGCTGCGCTGTCTGCAGCCCAGTTGCCGGACGGATGCCGCGCCCGCCTGGCCGAGCTGCACCACGAGCAGATCGCACCGTTCATGGGCGCACTGCAGCAGTTGGGCGTGCCCGATCTGATGATCACCGCGCGTCTGCTCGGCGGGGTCCTGGAGTCGGCGATGGGCGCCATCGAGTCGGGTTCGGATCCGGATGCCGTCACCCGCACGACGCTGGCCCTGATCCACGCCGCGGTGCAGCCGGCCGCAGTGCCGCGGGCCTGA
- a CDS encoding DUF4062 domain-containing protein, with protein MAATPSVIRTPDQQIRVFVSSTLRELADERRAVQQAIERLRLAPVMSNLGAHPHSPAELSRSYLAQSDIFVGIYADSYGDVAADGTTSAIEDEYDRAPPTMPKLIYIKESDGRDDRLERLIDRIQIDNTASYLPFTDTDELVGRVLTDLATLLAERFDETRPEAGDDAVESAPPVPQLPVAFTKTVGREEDVSRVRQLLARDDNHVVTLVGPGGIGKSRLAVEVAAASEDMFPDGIYFVALEGVQEPGLLLPTIAYFFGVRDNGEVALEERISHALEDRRVLIVLDDFEQIVEAAPAIVQLYTAAPHARFLVTSRIVLRIRGEQVYEVESLRLPGDTGPLNPDRARASSAVALFVDRAQAVKPDFTLTTENVAAVVDICKRLEGLPLAIELAAAQVRLLTPRYIAQRLDHSLSVLTVANRDMPIRHRTMRTTIEWSVSLLSQEQRTLLEDLGVFATRFTLDAVEAIGRGRPWDGRAIDALSELVDDSLVKPIEVEGRSTFSLLSIMREYAVDRLKARGEIDELRAAHADYYADLVRRVAPGLRGAGQVDAVRQIGWELSNLRAAVRHLMDGNRLDDVAELAWTLFVYWWISGFLSEVRLWMLELLEKHQPISQRTRAVAEFFAMWSELWQHPSNEVVAGLGESARLFAESGDEDAAAIALAGRATARLQFPDFDAEAVALELNEALATFRKVDDRWSESMAEVGLGWVDVVGGHLDGALAHFSRSAEIADEGHDPYTRAVAGNNRTRVLFLTGQVEAAEQEWFLTLRLSIRLHYEEGVAFALDGLAAIAATRGDAWRAGAFSQVAASARRRTGILDVEGLAVQRAPLAALRERDPQGLAAGERAGAAMALTEAVAVALPDAEPSVKEAMALW; from the coding sequence ATGGCCGCGACGCCATCGGTGATTCGAACGCCGGATCAGCAGATTCGCGTGTTCGTGAGCTCTACCCTGCGGGAGCTCGCCGACGAACGACGCGCTGTGCAGCAGGCGATCGAGCGCCTGCGACTTGCCCCGGTCATGTCGAATCTCGGTGCACACCCTCATTCGCCCGCCGAGCTGTCCCGGTCGTATCTCGCGCAGAGCGACATCTTCGTCGGCATCTATGCCGACAGCTATGGCGACGTAGCTGCCGACGGGACGACGTCGGCCATCGAAGATGAGTACGATCGGGCTCCTCCGACCATGCCGAAGCTGATCTACATCAAGGAAAGCGACGGACGCGACGACCGCCTCGAGCGTCTGATCGACCGCATCCAGATTGACAACACCGCTTCCTACCTGCCGTTCACGGATACGGACGAGTTGGTGGGGCGGGTTTTGACGGATCTCGCCACACTCTTGGCAGAGCGCTTCGACGAGACTCGGCCCGAGGCCGGCGACGATGCTGTCGAGTCCGCGCCCCCTGTCCCTCAGCTTCCGGTCGCATTCACGAAGACCGTCGGTCGCGAGGAGGACGTCTCACGGGTGCGGCAGCTGCTCGCGCGGGACGACAACCACGTGGTGACCTTGGTAGGCCCTGGCGGAATCGGCAAGAGCCGACTCGCCGTCGAGGTCGCCGCCGCGTCAGAGGACATGTTTCCGGATGGAATCTACTTCGTGGCGCTCGAAGGCGTGCAGGAGCCCGGCCTGCTCCTTCCCACGATCGCTTACTTCTTCGGCGTCCGCGACAACGGCGAAGTGGCACTGGAAGAGCGCATTTCTCACGCGCTCGAGGACAGACGGGTGCTGATCGTGCTCGATGACTTCGAGCAGATCGTGGAGGCTGCACCGGCGATCGTCCAGCTCTACACCGCGGCGCCGCACGCGCGTTTTCTCGTGACCAGCCGAATCGTGCTGCGGATCCGCGGAGAGCAAGTGTACGAGGTGGAATCGCTTCGTCTGCCGGGGGACACCGGACCTCTGAATCCTGACCGAGCCCGTGCATCCTCGGCGGTTGCACTGTTCGTCGACCGGGCACAGGCGGTCAAACCCGACTTCACGCTCACGACAGAGAACGTGGCCGCTGTCGTCGACATCTGCAAGCGACTCGAGGGTCTGCCCTTGGCCATCGAACTGGCGGCGGCGCAAGTGCGGCTGCTCACACCGCGCTATATCGCCCAACGCTTGGATCACAGCCTCAGCGTTCTGACGGTGGCGAACCGCGACATGCCCATTCGGCACCGGACCATGCGGACGACAATCGAATGGAGCGTCAGCCTGCTCAGCCAAGAGCAGCGCACGTTGCTGGAAGATCTGGGCGTCTTCGCCACCCGGTTCACTCTGGATGCCGTCGAGGCCATCGGTCGCGGGAGGCCGTGGGACGGCCGCGCAATCGATGCGCTGTCGGAACTGGTGGACGACTCACTCGTCAAGCCGATCGAGGTCGAGGGCAGATCCACCTTTTCGCTGCTCTCGATCATGCGGGAGTATGCGGTCGATCGCCTCAAAGCGCGCGGCGAGATCGATGAGCTTCGGGCGGCCCATGCCGACTACTACGCGGACCTTGTCCGCCGGGTGGCACCCGGTCTTCGCGGCGCGGGACAAGTCGACGCTGTGCGACAGATCGGCTGGGAGCTGTCGAATCTGCGGGCCGCCGTGCGTCATCTGATGGATGGCAACCGACTCGACGACGTCGCGGAGCTCGCGTGGACCCTGTTCGTCTATTGGTGGATCTCGGGCTTCCTCTCCGAGGTGCGTCTGTGGATGCTCGAGCTGCTTGAGAAGCACCAGCCGATCTCGCAGCGCACTCGCGCGGTGGCGGAGTTCTTCGCCATGTGGAGCGAGTTGTGGCAGCATCCGTCGAACGAAGTCGTCGCCGGACTGGGCGAGAGCGCACGGTTGTTTGCAGAGAGCGGAGATGAGGATGCCGCGGCCATCGCGCTCGCGGGGCGCGCGACGGCGAGACTCCAGTTCCCCGACTTCGACGCAGAGGCCGTTGCGCTCGAACTCAACGAGGCACTCGCCACCTTCCGCAAGGTAGATGACCGCTGGTCTGAATCGATGGCCGAGGTCGGCCTCGGTTGGGTCGATGTGGTCGGGGGCCATCTCGACGGGGCCCTGGCCCACTTCTCTCGCTCCGCTGAGATCGCCGACGAGGGACACGACCCGTACACGCGAGCCGTTGCGGGCAACAATCGCACGCGGGTGCTGTTCTTGACCGGGCAGGTGGAGGCGGCTGAGCAGGAGTGGTTCCTCACCCTCAGACTGTCGATCCGGTTGCACTACGAGGAAGGCGTCGCATTCGCGCTGGACGGTCTCGCCGCGATCGCCGCGACCCGGGGGGACGCATGGCGCGCGGGCGCCTTCTCGCAGGTTGCGGCCTCGGCCCGCCGGCGCACCGGCATCCTGGATGTCGAGGGTCTTGCCGTGCAGAGAGCTCCGCTGGCAGCTCTTCGCGAACGCGACCCGCAGGGATTGGCGGCGGGCGAGCGCGCGGGAGCCGCGATGGCCTTGACCGAGGCGGTGGCGGTCGCGTTGCCAGACGCCGAGCCGAGCGTGAAAGAGGCCATGGCGCTGTGGTGA